The Paenibacillus sp. 481 DNA window TGAAATAGCGGGGTCGACAACCGTGCTGCTTCATTTAGGCTACAATGTGCTGACGCTGGAAACGGTATTTTACGTGCTGACGTTATCGATGAAATACATGTCGCTTATGCCGATTACGGTGCTGTTTATTTTTACGACACACCCGACACGCTTTGCAAGCAGCTTAAATCGCATCGGGGTGCCGTATAAGATTGCCTATGCTTTTAATATTGCCTTTCGCTACTTGCCAGAGTTGCAGGCCGAGTTTCGTCACATTTTGCATGCGTTACAGGCTAGAGGCGTCGGCTTTGGCAAAGGCGAAGGGACAATCAGCCAACGACTGAAGCACGTTGCATGGATTGCCATTCCACTGGTGCAATCTTCTTTACAACGTATTGAGCAAGTGTCGAATGCGATGGATTTGCGCGGGTTCGGCAAGCATCCGCTGCGTAGCTGGTATTCAGCGACGGTGTGGCGTAGCATCGATAGTGCAGTAGCCGCAATCAGCCTAATCATGCTGCTTATAGCGATTTACATACGTATCCAAGGCTTCGGAACGTTTTGGTATCCATTTTAATAAACCTTTTAAAAATGCTGTAAAGGGCTTTCAATTACCAAACATTATGATTAATATAAATATGAATATGTATAAAATCAGTTTGCTGATGGGTCTATATACTTAGTGGAGGAATGGTTATAATGGTTCCATATACCTAATTAGAGGGTGTTCCAATTTTCCAGCCAAATACATATACAGTTACGTGAGGAAGAGGTGTAGAACATGAAAGCCATTCAATCCATAATCCGCAATATGTCGATTGCAAAAAAGTTTATGACTCTACTAGTTGTTATGGTTGTTGGATTTGTATCACTAGGCTTGTCGTCATTCGTGCATTTAAACAAGACGATGGACGATGTTGAAGAAATTTACACCCATCATATGATGTCCGTCGTGTGGATTGAAAAAATGATGGTATCTTATAAGCGTGGAACAATCGGGCTTGAAACGATGATTGATGTGCCGAGCATAGAGCGGGCGAAAAAGCATCAAGCGAATTTACAAAAACATATGAATGCCGTAAATAGCTATTATTTAGAGTTTAAAGCAGCATCAATCGGTGAAGGCAAAGATCATGCTGAATCAGGAAGCGATGAAGAACTCGCAAAGGATTTATATGAAAAACTGGACCAGTATCGCCAAATACGAGTGAAGCTGGAGCAACTATCCGTAGAAGGTAAATTCACCGAGGCACAGCAATTGTATGCTGAGCGAGGAGAGGCTGCGGAGAAAGCTGCTTTTGAAGTGATGGTGCAGTTGGAAGAAATCAACTTGCAAGCTGCTGAAACGATTTATCAACAAATGGTCAAGGATGGCGAAAGAGGTCAAGTCGTATCTATCCTGACCATCGTCATTGTATCCGTCATTTGTATGGTCATTGCAGGCTTTATTATGTATGCGATACGACAGCCACTGCGCCGAATGATGGCGCTGATGGAGCGAGCGGAGCAGGGAGATTTGACGGTACAGAGTAGTGACGAGTCGAAGAGTGATGTCGGACAGCTTGCACGCAATTTCAATGCGATGGTTGTGGGCTTGCGCGAGCTTATTGCCCATATTCAGACAAGCTCTAACCAAATATTAAACGGAACAGCTGACGTGGTGGAGTTCACGGTAAAATCACACCAGTCTTCGGAACAAACGGTTGGTGTTATGAACGAAGTATCTGAAGGTTCAAAAATGCAGAAGCAAGCGACAGACGAAACAGGCCGAGCGATGGAAGAAATGTCGCGTGGCATTCAAGATATTGTGCAAACCGCTACTTCTGTAGCAGAAATAGCGGGACAAGCAGGCGCGATGACCGAGGAAGGTAACGTCGCGATGGCCAACGTTATTCAAGAGATGGAGCGCATTACAGACTCTGTGCACCAGACCTCTCAGCGTGTACAGTTGTTGCATGAGCATTCCGACCGCATTGGTAACATCGTCAATGCGATTCGGGATATTGCATCGCAAACGAACTTGCTCGCCCTTAACGCCTCAATTGA harbors:
- a CDS encoding energy-coupling factor transporter transmembrane component T family protein, whose protein sequence is MSQMTLYIARDTLFHRMDGAAKMLLLAAWTVIVFLFQDIRIFIGLFVVGLLLLSSARLPVRRVRFLIWLMIGFNVFNSLLNMWITPTYGSEIAGSTTVLLHLGYNVLTLETVFYVLTLSMKYMSLMPITVLFIFTTHPTRFASSLNRIGVPYKIAYAFNIAFRYLPELQAEFRHILHALQARGVGFGKGEGTISQRLKHVAWIAIPLVQSSLQRIEQVSNAMDLRGFGKHPLRSWYSATVWRSIDSAVAAISLIMLLIAIYIRIQGFGTFWYPF
- a CDS encoding methyl-accepting chemotaxis protein; translation: MKAIQSIIRNMSIAKKFMTLLVVMVVGFVSLGLSSFVHLNKTMDDVEEIYTHHMMSVVWIEKMMVSYKRGTIGLETMIDVPSIERAKKHQANLQKHMNAVNSYYLEFKAASIGEGKDHAESGSDEELAKDLYEKLDQYRQIRVKLEQLSVEGKFTEAQQLYAERGEAAEKAAFEVMVQLEEINLQAAETIYQQMVKDGERGQVVSILTIVIVSVICMVIAGFIMYAIRQPLRRMMALMERAEQGDLTVQSSDESKSDVGQLARNFNAMVVGLRELIAHIQTSSNQILNGTADVVEFTVKSHQSSEQTVGVMNEVSEGSKMQKQATDETGRAMEEMSRGIQDIVQTATSVAEIAGQAGAMTEEGNVAMANVIQEMERITDSVHQTSQRVQLLHEHSDRIGNIVNAIRDIASQTNLLALNASIEAARAGEHGRGFSVVATEVRKLSEQSTESVHHIQQLIQSIQIDTNAVVQSMGEVRQRTDEGKLAVEQAGHTFKGINERVHEVVAQMEEVSASTEEMSACSEQVAASMGEMANIADHSSRQVENVSTVAKEQLVSMDSISQTMDQLYEMATSLQDRVARFHIDKKTDS